One genomic region from Drosophila subpulchrella strain 33 F10 #4 breed RU33 chromosome 2R, RU_Dsub_v1.1 Primary Assembly, whole genome shotgun sequence encodes:
- the LOC119550366 gene encoding homeobox protein unplugged, with amino-acid sequence MERPALLQNGEMGGNLDNSATTRLVSKPFPKPFSIESLIANQTPANAAPPSPPEERDQEQEPEQEQELSARAMVASSALGLTQFPLYNPWLHGYFAQNHERLTHLIAGGCYLPSNPASHPVGQQAQPQVQPPPHPAAPPPPPPPPHALEKQLPANLPHPLDTRFLPFNPAAAAGVAPTDLSYRRLAELMNQDYVHSLSVHARLQHMAAAGRLQEEQSLHGLGQLQEPSPPQAHCSPAKSGSRSPAEPTLDVGMDEDFECSGDSCSDISLTMSPRNYSGEMDKSRNGAYTNSDSEDCSDDEGAHSRHEGGGMGGKDSQGNGSSSSSKSRRRRTAFTSEQLLELEREFHAKKYLSLTERSQIATSLKLSEVQVKIWFQNRRAKWKRVKAGLTSHGLGRNGSTSGTKIVVPIPVHVNRFAVRSQHQQLEKMCLSGPKPDLRKKLSAEAIGGFEKFSGAPNGPPPPSGGAVGLGVGVGVGLGVSTPLSLARSIY; translated from the exons ATGGAACGGCCTGCCCTGCTGCAGAATGGAGAGATGGGGGGCAACCTGGATAACTCCGCCACCACCCGACTGGTCAGCAAGCCCTTTCCCAAGCCCTTCTCCATCGAGAGTCTGATTGCCAACCAAACACCTGCCAATGCTGCGCCACCATCGCCGCCCGAGGAGCGGGATCAGGAGCAGGAGCCGGAACAGGAGCAGGAGCTGAGTGCCCGGGCCATGGTGGCCAGCTCCGCTTTGGGCCTCACCCAGTTCCCGCTGTACAATCCCTGGCTGCATGGCTATTTCGCCCAGAACCACGAGAGATTAACGCATTTAATTGCCGGCGGCTGCTACCTGCCCTCCAATCCAGCTAGTCATCCGGTTGGGCAGCAGGCACAGCCGCAGGTCCAACCACCGCCACAtccagcagcaccaccaccgccaccaccaccaccacatgCCTTGGAGAAGCAGCTTCCAGCCAACTTGCCGCATCCGCTGGATACGCGTTTCCTGCCCTTCAATCCTGCCGCCGCTGCTGGAGTTGCGCCCACGGATCTCAGCTACCGGCGACTGGCCGAGCTCATGAACCAGGACTACGTGCACAGTCTGAGCGTCCATGCCCGACTGCAGCACATGGCCGCCGCCGGCAGGTTGCAGGAGGAGCAGTCGCTCCACGGTCTGGGGCAGCTCCAGGAGCCGTCGCCCCCGCAGGCACACTGCTCGCCAGCCAAGTCCGGCAGCCGCAGTCCCGCGGAGCCCACCCTGGACGTGGGCATGGACGAGGACTTCGAGTGCAGCGGCGACTCCTGCAGCGACATCAGCCTGACCATGTCCCCCAGGAACTACAGCGGAGAGATGGACAAGAGCCGCAATGGAG CCTATACCAATTCGGACAGTGAGGACTGCAGTGATGATGAGGGTGCTCATTCTCGGCATGAAGGTGGGGGAATGGGCGGCAAGGATTCTCAAGGCAATGGCTCCAGTTCCAGCTCCAAATCCCGTCGCCGACGGACAGCCTTCACTTCAGAGCAGCTGCTGGAACTTGAAAGGGAGTTCCATGCCAAGAAGTATCTCAGTCTCACGGAGCGCAGTCAAATAGCCACTAGTCTAAAACTAAGCGAGGTTCAG GTAAAAATCTGGTTTCAAAACCGTCGAGCCAAGTGGAAAAGGGTCAAGGCGGGTCTCACCTCCCACGGATTGGGTCGGAATGGTAGCACCAGTGGCACCAAGATCGTGGTGCCCATCCCGGTGCACGTGAACCGCTTCGCCGTGCGATCCCAGCACCAGCAGCTGGAGAAGATGTGCCTCAGCGGACCGAAGCCGGatctgcgcaagaagctctcGGCGGAGGCAATTGGAGGATTCGAGAAATTCAGTGGTGCCCCCAATGGTCCACCACCGCCATCGGGAGGAGCTGTGGGCTTGGGAGTGGGAGTGGGAGTCGGCTTGGGAGTGTCCACACCCCTCTCCCTCGCCAGGAGTATTTATTGA
- the LOC119551642 gene encoding N-acetylglucosamine-1-phosphotransferase subunits alpha/beta: protein MRLRRRWPRRMRRVIEQLRLQSRRKLQLLLGLGGLCLVSWLAFNYLSASESGSTGDSSSSCSAIDAVYTWVNGSDPKFIESIRRFDFKHDPSRFDDKNELRYSLRSLEKHANWIRHVYIVTNGQIPNWLDLSYERVTVVPHEVLAPDPAQLPTFSSSAIETFLHRIPKLSKRFLYLNDDIFLGAPLYPEDLYTEAEGVRVYQAWMVPDCALDCPWTYIGDGACDRHCNIDACQFDGGDCSETDSADGAHVFPQSQEVLEVEPVAVPKTPVHRFPHVGLQKLFKSSSANFKEVMRHRNVSTLKELRRIVERFNRAKLMSLNPEMEATSSEPPTTQRNTVPKEEYQSSTNIYSHSLIATNMLLNRVYGFKARHVLAHVGFLIDKDIMEAMQRRFRQQVQSTARQRFRSATDLQYAFAYYSFLMSETKVMGVEEIFDEFDTDGSATWSDREVRTFLTRIYPPPLDWSAMRYFEEVIQNCTRSLGMNTKADAVEHSTLVYERYEDSNLPTITRDLVVRCSLLAEALAANFAVRPKYHFHVSPKRVSHSNFMMLSSNLTDVVESLDRLRRNPRKFNCINDNMDASRREDNAMVRHLLEDFYLSFFPRRSKFELPPQFRNRYASWRDYQRWKRRKRAVLVIGYGVTLLLVIFLLRFMCHHKAKFVRRCVQRL from the exons ATGCGCTTGCGTCGCCGCTGGCCGCGAAGGATGCGGCGTGTCATCGAACAATTGCGACTGCAGTCCCGCAGGAAGCTGCAGCTGCTCCTGG GGCTTGGAGGACTTTGCCTGGTGAGTTGGTTAGCCTTTAACTATCTTTCCGCTTCGGAGAGCGGCAGCACCGGCGACTCCAGCAGCTCCTGCAGCGCCATCGATGCGGTTTACACTTGGGTCAATGGCTCAGATCCCAAATTTATAGAATCCATCCGGCGATTCGACTTCAAACACGATCCCTCGCGATTCGATGACAAGAATGAGCTGCGCTACTCCCTGCGATCGCTGGAGAAGCACGCCAATTGGATCAGGCACGTCTACATAGTGACCAATGGCCAGATACCCAATTGGCTGGATCTTAGCTACGAAAGGGTCACAGTGGTGCCACACGAAGTGCTGGCCCCCGATCCCGCCCAGCTGCCCACCTTCTCCAGCTCGGCCATCGAGACATTCCTGCACCGCATACCAAAGCTGTCCAAGAGGTTTCTCTACCTCAACGATGACATATTCCTGGGAGCACCGCTCTATCCAGAGGATCTGTATACAGAGGCGGAGGGAGTTCGCGTCTACCAGGCCTGGATGGTACCCGATTGCGCCCTGGACTGCCCGTGGACGTACATAGGAGATGGAGCCTGCGATCGGCACTGCAACATCGATGCCTGCCAGTTCGATGGAGGAGACTGCAGCGAAACTGACTCAGCGGACGGTGCCCACGTGTTTCCACAAAGCCAGGAGGTGCTCGAAGTAGAACCCGTCGCTGTACCAAAAACTCCTGTCCATCGCTTTCCTCACGTGGGCCTCCAAAAGCTGTTCAAAAGCAGCTCGGCCAATTTTAAGGAAGTGATGCGCCACCGTAATGTGTCCACACTCAAAGAACTCCGCCGCATCGTGGAGCGTTTTAACCGGGCCAAACTGATGTCGCTGAATCCCGAAATGGAGGCTACTAGCTCCGAGCCACCGACTACCCAACGGAACACAGTTCCCAAAGAGGAGTACCAATCATCCACCAACATATACTCCCACTCGCTTATTGCCACCAATATGTTGCTTAATCGAGTCTATGGCTTCAAGGCACGTCATGTTCTAGCCCACGTGGGTTTCCTGATCGACAAGGATATTATGGAGGCCATGCAGCGACGTTTCCGCCAACAAGTTCAGAGCACGGCCCGTCAGCGCTTTCGGTCCGCTACAGATTTGCAGTACGCCTTTGCTTACTACTCCTTCCTGATGAGCGAAACGAAGGTGATGGGCGTGGAGGAGATCTTTGATGAGTTTGACACCGATGGCTCGGCCACCTGGTCGGATAGGGAGGTGCGCACCTTTCTCACACGCATTTATCCGCCGCCACTAGACTGGTCAGCCATGCGATACTTCGAGGAGGTCATTCAGAATTGCACTAGGAGTCTGGGCATGAATACAAAGGCTGATGCAGTTGAACATTCCACGCTGGTCTACGAGCGTTATGAGGATTCTAATTTG CCCACCATCACCAGAGATTTGGTAGTGAGATGTTCGCTTCTGGCTGAAGCTTTGGCGGCTAACTTTGCCGTTCGACCCAAGTATCACTTTCATGTCAGCCCCAAGCGAGTTTCGCACAGCAATTTTATGATGCTCTCCTCGAACCTCACGGATGTGGTGGAATCCCTAGACCGATTGCGCCGCAATCCGCGCAAGTTCAACTGTATCAATGACAATATGGATGCTAGTAGGCGGGAAGACAACGCAATGGTTCGCCACCTGCTGGAGGATTTCTACCTGTCCTTCTTTCCGCGGCGCAGCAAGTTCGAGCTGCCGCCGCAATTCCGCAATCGATACGCATCCTGGCGAGACTATCAGCGCTGGAAGCGAAGGAAGCGCGCCGTTCTAGTGATCGGTTATGGAGTGACTCTGCTGCTGGTCATCTTTCTGCTGCGTTTTATGTGCCACCACAAGGCCAAGTTTGTGAGGCGCTGTGTGCAGCGCTTGTAG
- the LOC119551570 gene encoding V-type proton ATPase subunit S1 → MLWKSLIALCVIGAALAEQTPVFLWGANSVAKPSLKTVPQAEFAEQLATLLEDHMVVAFEENGLSSKDFLCSNSQSQSCYAQLQGVSPKTYYTSVENPSEALRSVAAKREHNTIDASGKLTTPAKCSVGTALFVSFEDDAESRESSLESHDAAIAAISKQFECKVAYLYLAAPSTAPVVQRRIRRDTAATTGGSMWYVGNQFQIFYTALLYNGNPVTVNGIKVTNSSTPSTKFSVELATTDAAKPITFDILYDGGYFSLSNLAYDGSNFRSTGVNAPTTFSFSCGNLTLDSTAVNNMYNTLSFKSLQLQAPFDGTYKDNFVFGDSWDCVGFVTPGILMGLFVVALLLVIMFVGVCWMMDINTMDRFDDPKGKTITINAAAD, encoded by the exons ATGTTGTGGAAATCGCTGATTGCGTTGTGCGTCATTGGGGCCGCCTTGGCGGAGCAAACGCCCGTCTTTCTGTGGGGAGCCAACAG TGTGGCGAAGCCCTCCCTGAAGACGGTGCCCCAGGCGGAGTTCGCGGAGCAGTTGGCAACGTTGCTGGAAGATCACATGGTCGTGGCCTTCGAGGAAAATGGC CTGAGCAGCAAGGACTTCCTGTGCTCCAACTCCCAGTCGCAGTCCTGCTACGCCCAGCTGCAGGGTGTGAGTCCCAAGACCTACTACACCAGCGTGGAGAACCCCTCGGAGGCCCTGCGTTCCGTGGCCGCCAAGCGGGAGCACAACACCATCGATGCCAGCGGCAAGCTGACCACCCCGGCCAAGTGCTCCGTGGGCACGGCCCTCTTTGTGAGCTTCGAGGATGACGCCGAGAGCAGGGAGTCCAGCCTGGAGTCACATG ACGCCGCCATCGCCGCTATCAGCAAGCAGTTCGAGTGCAAGGTGGCTTATCTCTACCTGGCCGCCCCCTCCACCGCTCCCGTGGTGCAGCGTCGCATCCGCCGTGACACGGCCGCCACCACCGGTGGAAGCATGTGGTACGTCGGCAACCAGTTTCAGATCTTCTACACCGCCCTGCTCTACAACGGCAACCCTGTTACCGTCAACGGAATTAAGGTCACCAACTCCTCCACTCCCTCTACCAAGTTCTCCGTTGAGCTGGCCACAACCGATGCCGCCAAGCCAATCACCTTTGACATTCTTTatgatggcggctactttagCCTGAGCAACCTGGCCTACGATGGCAGCAACTTCCGCTCCACCGGCGTGAATGCCCCCACCACGTTCTCCTTCTCGTGCGGCAACCTCACCCTCGACTCGACGGCCGTCAACAACATGTACAACACCCTGAGCTTCAAGTCCCTGCAGCTGCAGGCTCCCTTCGATGGCACCTACAAGGATAACTTCGTGTTCGGCGATTCCTGGGACTGCGTGGGTTTCGTGACGCCCGGCATACTGATGGGTCTGTTCGTGGTCGCCCTGCTGCTGGTCATCATGTTCGTCGGCGTCTGCTGGATGATGGACATCAACACAATGGACCGCTTCGACGATCCCAAGGGCAAGACCATCACCATCAACGCCGCCGCCGATTAA